The genomic window CGCCCCCAGCGCGAAGAGCATCCCGAGCCCGAACGTGACCCGGCCGGACAGCGCGTTGCACAGGAACGCGAACACCCCGGCGAGTGCGCATGCCATCGGATTGCGGACGGCCCGGATGCGGGTGAGGACCAGCGCGGTCAGCGCTGCGGACAGTGTGCCGACGATCATCATCGTCGTCCGCACGCCGAGGACGGACATGAGGTACGGGGACACCACGCTGTACGAGACGGGGTGCATCCCGCCGTACCAGGCGAGGTTGTACGCGGAGTCGGGGTGCCGTCCGACGAACTCGGCCCAGGCGTCCTGGGCGGCCAGATCGCCGCCGCTGTTCGCGAAGGCGAAGAACCAGACGACGTGGGCGACTCCGGCGAGGAGCGTGGCCGCGGCGACCGGGTGACTCAGGGCGCGGCGGGTGCGCTGCCGCAGGCTGTCGTGGACGTACGCGTCGACCTCGTGGTCGGCGTACGCCGGCGGCGGCTCAGCGGTGATCACTTCGGCTCTTCCCGTCCGTTCCGTTCCCGCGGACGCGGTCCCGTCCCCGTACGTACAGGGACGCGTCACGGGGATGTCACGTTGCCCGGACGCTAGCACGGGCGTTCTCAGGGGCGTTCGGGGACGACAAGGCCGCGGCCCCGGTACGGAGTGGTGCTCCGTACCGCGGCCGCGGGCGCCGGGTTTCGACGGGTCTGACGGGTCCGACGGGTCAGGCGATGCGGGTCAGCTTCGCGCCGAAGCCGGGCTCGACCAGGTCGCCCTGGAGCGCGATGGGCGACGACGCCTTGCCGGTGCCGCTGCCGACCGAGACCTCGCCGACGACCGTGCCGGCCTTCGCGGTGTGCGGGATCGGGGCCTTGCCCGCGCTGATCGTCAGATCGACCTTGAGGCCCGGCCAGCCGAGAGCCTTCACGTCCTTGGTCGCGACAACCGGGTAGCGGCCGCCGAGGCCGTCGTCCACGTACCCGACGACGTCGCCCTTCTTGACGACGGTCGCCGAGGTGACGGCGGACTGCGCCGCCTTGATCAGCTTGAGGCTGTCCTGGAGGGACGCCTGGAGCTTGGCGTCGACGGTGGCCCCGCGCTGGATGCCGAAGACGGCGCCGTAGATGCGGCGGACCTTGCCGTCGACCTCGGTGTTGGCGGACCAGAGGAGGTTGCCGCCGGCCGGGGTCGAGGAGCCGGTCTTGATGCCGCTGACACCGGGGTTCAGCAGGATGTTGTTGTTGTTGTAGATCTTCTGGTCGATGCCCTCGATCGCGATGTCGGGGGTGTCGACGATCTCCCGGAACACGTCGTACTGCATGACCGCCTTGGCCAGCTTCAGCTGGTCGGTTGCGGTGGAGACGGTGGTCTTCTCCAGACCGCTCGGGTCCGTGTACGTCGTGTCGGCCATGCCGAGTTCCTCGGCCGCGGCGTTCATCTTCTCGACGAACGCGGCTTCGGAGTCGGAGTCCCAGCGGGCGAGCAGCCGCGCCGCGTTGTTCCCGGACGGGATCATCAGCAGTTGCAGCATCTGCTTCTCGGTGAACTTCTGGCCCTTGCGAATGGGGGCCGTCGACTCGTCGGCGGCCTTGGACTCGTCGTCCGCCTTCTGGTCGACCTCGATCTGCGGGCCGGTCTCCTTGCCCTTGATCGGGTGGTTCTTGAGGATCACGTACGCGGTCATCGTCTTCGCCACGCTCGCGATCGGGGCGGGCTCCTGGGCACCGTGGGTGCCGAGGCTGCCGACGCCCTCCACGTCGACCGCCGACTGGCCCTCGACGGGCCAGGGCAGTTCGGCCCCGGCGCCGTCGAACGTGTAATCGGACTTGGCGGTCAGCGTGAGGACGGGCTCCGGGAGCGGGCGTACGAGCTGTACGACCGCGAAGACGACCAGGAGCAGCCCGACGAGCGGCGTCCAGATCTTGATCCGCCGCACGACCGTGCGGACCGGGGTCTGGGCCGGCGGAGGCGTGTTCG from Streptomyces sp. FIT100 includes these protein-coding regions:
- a CDS encoding D-alanyl-D-alanine carboxypeptidase family protein gives rise to the protein MAGESPDKSEQRKSSGETTPGERDPRLAVFRGAEARVESRVEERGDDRADDRVDQPTAVFTTVPSPAEAGDEAADEADEAPEGADEAPGAPEAGEAPDEAAEAASDGDDARLRAAVAAWVSRAERAEAEDDDPEGADESDNDAEAGPEDAEDAGTGADAVEPEAADADADADADADADADAEAEDAADAEDDEAPGADHGDDSDEPEADGAEATAEAEATETTADADTADDSVQPEADAVTAEDDDSDDDSDDGSEGDSEGGPSEDDAPVDQPTAVFKKLPRPAVDQPTTALKITPPPAKSAGGSEPAPKPESEAERTSKFVALRRDDVVTPARPVRPAAPKAPAVATPATPAGPASLTEPERTRQQPLPPKPPLDLLAELTNTPPPAQTPVRTVVRRIKIWTPLVGLLLVVFAVVQLVRPLPEPVLTLTAKSDYTFDGAGAELPWPVEGQSAVDVEGVGSLGTHGAQEPAPIASVAKTMTAYVILKNHPIKGKETGPQIEVDQKADDESKAADESTAPIRKGQKFTEKQMLQLLMIPSGNNAARLLARWDSDSEAAFVEKMNAAAEELGMADTTYTDPSGLEKTTVSTATDQLKLAKAVMQYDVFREIVDTPDIAIEGIDQKIYNNNNILLNPGVSGIKTGSSTPAGGNLLWSANTEVDGKVRRIYGAVFGIQRGATVDAKLQASLQDSLKLIKAAQSAVTSATVVKKGDVVGYVDDGLGGRYPVVATKDVKALGWPGLKVDLTISAGKAPIPHTAKAGTVVGEVSVGSGTGKASSPIALQGDLVEPGFGAKLTRIA